Within the Alteromonas sp. M12 genome, the region TATTTTGAATAACCTTAGCAATACTGTTGAGTTCAGGAGTATCTGCATAAACGAAGTTTTCAAGGCGAGTCAGGTTATTCAAATTAGCTAACGTAATACATTCTGATGTTAGGCCGTCCCTACCAGCTCGCCCAATTTCTTGACTATATGCTTCTATCGATTTGGGTAACTCATAATGAATTACAAATCGTATATTAGATTTGTCGACTCCCATACCGAATGCAATAGTTGCGACCACTATATCAATTTGATCAGCCATAAATTGCTGCTGAGTAGATTGTCGTTGCTGGTCTTTTAAGCCAGCATGATATGGCACTGCATTGTGTCCTTGCTGACGTAAAACTAAAGCTAACTCTTCAGCCTCTTTTTGCAAAGTAACATAGACGATACCGGCTCCGCTGAGCTTAGCTAGTTGCTCCATTAACATGACTGTTTTTTGCTCTTCAGGAGCGTACAGAACCTTGAGGTTCAGATTTGCACGATAGAATCCAGTTTGCACAATATGTTGCGCCTGAATAGCAAACTTGTTTGCCATGTCATGTTTAACATTTGCTGTGGCCGTGGCGGTAAGCAGTAAAACCTGAGGAATATTCAAGGCTTTTTGGTAATCCGGCAACTTTAAATAATCCGGTCGAAAATTGTGTCCCCATTCGGAAATACAATGCGCTTCATCTACAACAAGTAATGACACATCCACCGACTCAATAAATTGTCTAAATCGTTCGTTTTTGAAACGCTCTACCGACACCATTAATATTTTCAAAGTACCACTGCGAGCATCTTGCATCACTTGTTGGTTTTGCGCATAACTTAAGGTTGAGTCGACTTTGGCGGCTGCAATATTTCGCGCCAATAAAAAGTCTAGCTGGTCTTGCATTAGGGCAAGTAAAGGAGACACCACCAAAGTTAAATTCGGTAGTTGTAATGCACTAAACTGATAGCACAAGGACTTACCTGATCCGGTGGGGAATATGGCCAAGCAAGAGTGGTTATTTAAAATGGTCTCGATTACCGGAAATTGTCCGTTCCTAAAATCATCAAAACCAAAGTGTTGTTTAAGAGACGAGACTAATTCCTGTTTCAATTGAGACTTCCTAGTTGATTAAATATTCTTTTCATTGCCCGATGGTATAAACCTCTAGCGACTGAATATCGTCTAAATTGATAGTAGGATCTGGTATGAGAATATGCAATTTGCGGCCAAAAATCTGTACCTAAGCCAAATAGTTAACCACAGTCAAAGCTTGATTAAACGATCCAGCCTTTGACAATGGCTTTACCCGAAAACCAAATTAAAAAGACTGAAACTATTAGTATCATAATTGGCATAACTGCAGCGCCAGGCCCGTAAACGTCTAATGCATTCGAGATAAAAAACGAGTGTCCCATTTGTGCCAATACACCTACAAATGACATCCAGAAAATAACTCGCGCAAACGACTTTTTAAGTAATAAGGTTACGCAGCCTAACGTTCCACCAAACACCGCAAAGGCAAACGCTAACAATACCCAAAATGGCTGTTCCAAATGCAACCTTTGCTCTGCTGGCGGCATTAAATTTATTTGCTCAGGGCTTAATGTTACCTGTTGAATAAAGGCCATCACACCTAACAGATTCCAAGCTAACAAAACCCCTACAACAATCCAAAACCATTTTGGTGGTGGATTCATTTGTGGTGCTTGCACTGCTTTCTCCTTTCACGCTATGAGTTACCTTCTGTGTCTTGCTCGTCTGATGCAAGGTCAGCTGAAGTTCCTTCAAATTCTACCTCAACGC harbors:
- a CDS encoding RecQ family ATP-dependent DNA helicase; protein product: MKQELVSSLKQHFGFDDFRNGQFPVIETILNNHSCLAIFPTGSGKSLCYQFSALQLPNLTLVVSPLLALMQDQLDFLLARNIAAAKVDSTLSYAQNQQVMQDARSGTLKILMVSVERFKNERFRQFIESVDVSLLVVDEAHCISEWGHNFRPDYLKLPDYQKALNIPQVLLLTATATANVKHDMANKFAIQAQHIVQTGFYRANLNLKVLYAPEEQKTVMLMEQLAKLSGAGIVYVTLQKEAEELALVLRQQGHNAVPYHAGLKDQQRQSTQQQFMADQIDIVVATIAFGMGVDKSNIRFVIHYELPKSIEAYSQEIGRAGRDGLTSECITLANLNNLTRLENFVYADTPELNSIAKVIQNIKDLCALSSAGDIRWETQLIPLSNDTNVRQLPLKTLLVQLELRKVITPLFGYFSEIRFRFIEDISKILARFDGERRQFLEAVFAASPMKKVWATLDQAELKSAYPHPRNRLVSALDYLHGQELIELQSQRHTDVFKVDETKLADPDLTESLFVYFKQRESAEIQRIDDLVGFFQNKQCLSQTLARYFDDNSLTQACGHCSVCLSGGINLPEIIDSAAPDQGRLEKIFAELSASYTAKFDEPVSRVLFTRFLAGLSNPYLTKIKARNLNGFGLCQSMRYQQLFALVEKVC